A stretch of Plectropomus leopardus isolate mb chromosome 24, YSFRI_Pleo_2.0, whole genome shotgun sequence DNA encodes these proteins:
- the LOC121962744 gene encoding ribose-phosphate pyrophosphokinase 2: MPNIVLFSGSSHHDLSQKVADRLGLDLGKVITKKFSNQETCVEIGESVRGEDVYIVQSGCGEINDNLMELLIMINACKIASSSRVTAVIPCFPYARQDKKDKSRAPISAKLVANMLSVAGADHIITMDLHASQIQGFFDIAVDNLYAEPAVLQWIRENIPEWKNCIIVSPDAGGAKRVTSIADRLNVDFALIHKERKKANEVDRMVLVGDVKDRVAILVDDMADTCGTICHAADKLIDAGAIKVYAILTHGIFSGPAISRINSAPFEAVVVTNTIPQEEKMKACPKIQVIDISMILAEAIRRTHNGESVSYLFSHVPL; this comes from the exons ATGCCTAACATCGTGCTTTTTAGCGGGAGCTCGCACCACgacctgtcccaaaaagtgGCTGATAGGCTGGGACTGGACCTGGGAAAAGTGATAACGAAGAAATTCAGCAACCAGGAGACATG TGTGGAAATTGGCGAAAGCGTCCGCGGCGAGGACGTCTACATTGTGCAGAGCGGCTGTGGAGAAATCAACGACAACCTGATGGAGCTGCTCATCATGATCAATGCTTGTAAGATCGCCTCCTCGTCCCGCGTCACTGCCGTCATCCCCTGCTTCCCCTACGCCCGGCAGGACAAGAAGgacaag AGTCGAGCACCCATCTCAGCCAAGCTGGTGGCAAACATGTTGTCTGTGGCCGGCGCCGACCACATCATCACCATGGACCTCCACGCCTCACAGATCCAG ggctTTTTCGACATCGCTGTCGACAACCTTTACGCAGAGCCGGCTGTCCTGCAGTGGATCAGAGAAAACATCCCGGAGTGGAAAAATTGTATCATTGTGTCTCCAGATGCAGGTGGAGCAAAACG TGTGACGTCCATCGCAGACCGTCTGAACGTGGACTTTGCTCTCATCcacaaagagaggaagaaggccAACGAGGTGGACCGCATggtgctggtgggtgacgtcaAGGACCGCGTGGCCATCCTGGTGGACGACATGGCCGACACCTGCGGAACCATCTGCCACGCCGCCGACAA GCTGATTGATGCTGGAGCGATAAAGGTGTACGCCATCCTCACACACGGCATCTTCTCCGGTCCGGCCATCTCCCGCATCAACAGCGCCCCGTTTGAGGCCGTGGTGGTGACCAACACCATCCCACAGGAAGAGAAGATGAAGGCGTGCCCGAAAATACAG GTCATCGACATCTCCATGATCCTGGCCGAGGCGATCAGGAGAACCCACAACGGCGAGTCAGTGTCCTACCTCTTCAGCCACGTACCTTTGTAA